In Paenibacillus guangzhouensis, a single window of DNA contains:
- a CDS encoding stage V sporulation protein AB, giving the protein MIGCRNKVIRVIDALVIFSNLFIGLAGGIAVGGGLVALFIVLDIIPRLAQLTRSYDKVHWFEGAMVSGSLYWTVADFWDFKFGVAWLTPILSGSIGLLHGLFIGLLAAALTEVLNVLPILAKRLGIVRYMFGLLMAMVLGKVTGSLFDWLIYH; this is encoded by the coding sequence ATGATCGGCTGCAGAAACAAGGTGATTCGCGTGATTGATGCGCTTGTGATATTCAGTAATCTATTCATCGGACTCGCCGGTGGCATCGCTGTCGGAGGGGGTCTCGTTGCATTATTTATCGTGCTGGATATTATACCGCGGCTAGCTCAATTAACACGCTCTTACGATAAGGTGCATTGGTTCGAGGGAGCGATGGTCTCTGGTTCGTTATATTGGACGGTTGCTGATTTCTGGGATTTCAAATTCGGTGTTGCATGGCTCACACCGATATTATCCGGATCGATTGGCCTTCTCCATGGATTATTTATCGGGCTGCTCGCTGCTGCACTAACTGAAGTGCTGAACGTGCTGCCGATCCTTGCCAAAAGACTTGGCATTGTACGCTATATGTTCGGACTATTAATGGCAATGGTGCTAGGTAAAGTGACCGGATCACTATTTGATTGGCTAATATATCACTAG
- a CDS encoding stage V sporulation protein AA: MELRSPPTLYLRLRRRVSLQRGKSITLGHIAELLIDPMWYDRLSALVLYQPRKADGNIIMIDMMRIVSAVHQIEPGMRIEYFGEPHVLVDIVGSPKKPSVLLFILVWLLLFFGSGLAIMNFHADVSMLEVQQRIVELISGQKTERPILFQIAYSIGIGFGMVVFFNHVFKKKFNEEPTPLELEIFLYQENLNHFVVSEEYDRLQKQGDSRD; this comes from the coding sequence ATGGAACTTCGATCCCCCCCTACACTATATTTACGTCTTCGCCGACGTGTTTCACTTCAGCGAGGAAAATCGATCACGCTTGGCCACATTGCTGAGCTGCTCATTGATCCCATGTGGTATGACCGGCTATCGGCCCTTGTGCTATACCAACCGCGGAAAGCGGATGGTAACATCATCATGATTGATATGATGCGCATTGTGAGCGCTGTTCATCAGATAGAGCCTGGAATGAGAATAGAATATTTTGGCGAGCCCCATGTACTTGTCGATATCGTAGGCAGCCCGAAGAAGCCCAGTGTACTACTATTCATTCTAGTGTGGTTGTTGTTATTTTTCGGTTCTGGTCTCGCCATTATGAATTTCCATGCGGATGTGAGTATGCTCGAAGTCCAGCAGCGGATTGTTGAGCTCATATCGGGTCAGAAGACAGAGCGGCCGATCTTGTTCCAGATTGCCTATTCGATTGGCATCGGTTTTGGTATGGTCGTGTTTTTTAACCACGTATTCAAGAAGAAATTTAATGAAGAGCCGACGCCGCTAGAGCTTGAAATTTTTCTGTATCAAGAGAATTTGAATCATTTTGTGGTGTCCGAAGAGTATGATCGGCTGCAGAAACAAGGTGATTCGCGTGATTGA
- a CDS encoding ArsR/SmtB family transcription factor, giving the protein MHDPNQRPEESLPCTTLDEETLFMVSQTFKALSDTTRIRILHLLSQRECSVNEIADELSLLQSTVSHQLRFLKNLRLVKFRRAGTTLYYSHDDQHVMDLLSEAIHHACHD; this is encoded by the coding sequence ATGCATGATCCAAATCAACGTCCTGAAGAATCTCTACCCTGCACAACCTTGGATGAGGAGACCCTATTTATGGTGTCACAGACCTTCAAAGCACTATCAGATACGACACGCATTCGCATCCTCCATCTACTCTCACAGCGGGAATGCTCTGTGAATGAAATTGCGGATGAATTATCATTACTGCAATCCACCGTGTCCCATCAATTACGGTTTCTTAAAAATTTAAGACTCGTCAAATTTCGCCGGGCTGGAACGACCCTATACTACTCGCACGATGATCAGCACGTCATGGATTTACTATCTGAAGCGATTCACCATGCATGTCATGACTAG
- a CDS encoding heavy metal translocating P-type ATPase, with the protein MEQQQYRVRGLSCANCTREMEEEIRKLEHGAEATLSYNTGKLTVSSNIALDKVQQILRRDGARMEPLHASDTHKAHHHDEQEHHHDHGHGVDHQHADHAHDHHHGHDHAHGHDHDHSHAGGQRLPMILIASTLLFAISVIWGSALGNAVSIGMYLIAIVLSGYGTFMQGARNLFRLKFNIDTLMTIALIGAIAIGEWKEATLVAILFGLNEWLEGLGMEKARRSMEALLQVAPKQATRIRDGVESVIPIAALQVGDIVLVRSGEKIPSDGTIVEGHSSVNEAAITGESLPVDKNIGEPVFGGSINNEGVLKVRIDKAYADSSLSRILHLVEEAQETKTPTELFINRFSTYYTPAVIVIAILVMLVPPLFLGANWGDWFYQGLAVLIVGCPCALILSSPIAIVSGITRNARNGILIKGGVHLEQLGKVDTLAFDKTGTLTKGEPHVERTIIYNHERFFSVAAAIERSSSHPLATAIMKKIAQENINHLEPESIQTVPGQGILAVIEGTRYRVGNERSLTDFDIQPNEQADIESLKEQGLTLVLIADEHHILGMFGIADEIRPESAHVIDELHRLGIRRTVMLTGDHERTASKVANAVGVREVYSGLMPEDKVAQMRTLASQGTVAMIGDGINDAPALASAQLGIAMGKGTDSAIEVADLVLMQDHLGKLPEAVRIARRVNRVIRTNIVFALGLKIIALLLTIPGWLTLWFAILSDMGATIIVTLLSLTILIQKKQH; encoded by the coding sequence ATGGAACAACAACAATACCGCGTAAGAGGACTTAGCTGCGCAAATTGCACACGTGAAATGGAAGAAGAGATTCGCAAGCTCGAACATGGCGCTGAAGCAACACTAAGTTATAACACAGGCAAACTAACCGTGAGTTCGAATATTGCACTAGATAAAGTTCAACAGATTCTGCGTCGCGACGGTGCGCGCATGGAGCCGCTCCATGCCTCCGATACCCATAAGGCGCATCATCATGACGAACAAGAACATCATCATGATCACGGACATGGCGTGGACCATCAACATGCAGACCATGCTCATGATCACCATCACGGACACGACCATGCGCACGGTCATGATCACGATCATTCGCATGCGGGTGGTCAACGATTACCGATGATTCTTATCGCATCCACGTTATTATTCGCGATCAGCGTTATCTGGGGCAGCGCACTTGGGAATGCCGTATCTATTGGAATGTACCTCATTGCGATCGTGCTTAGCGGGTACGGCACCTTCATGCAAGGCGCCCGCAATCTGTTCCGCTTGAAATTCAATATTGATACGTTAATGACGATTGCATTAATCGGGGCTATCGCGATCGGAGAATGGAAAGAAGCGACACTCGTCGCCATCCTTTTTGGACTTAATGAGTGGCTTGAGGGGCTTGGTATGGAGAAAGCTCGCAGATCCATGGAGGCATTGCTCCAAGTCGCACCGAAACAAGCTACACGAATTCGTGACGGGGTTGAATCTGTGATTCCGATCGCGGCTCTTCAGGTCGGTGATATTGTGCTCGTTCGTTCTGGGGAGAAAATACCGTCCGACGGCACCATCGTGGAAGGCCATAGCTCCGTGAACGAAGCAGCCATTACCGGGGAGTCGCTCCCGGTCGATAAGAACATCGGCGAACCCGTCTTCGGCGGCAGCATTAATAATGAAGGCGTCTTAAAAGTGCGAATCGACAAAGCATACGCGGATTCCTCCCTATCGCGAATCCTGCACCTCGTCGAGGAGGCGCAAGAGACGAAGACGCCTACGGAACTGTTCATTAATCGATTCTCAACGTACTACACACCAGCAGTTATCGTCATCGCGATTCTCGTCATGCTGGTACCTCCTCTCTTCCTCGGCGCGAACTGGGGAGATTGGTTCTACCAAGGGCTAGCCGTTCTCATTGTGGGTTGTCCATGTGCACTTATTCTCTCTTCACCGATTGCAATTGTATCCGGTATTACACGCAACGCCCGGAACGGAATCTTGATCAAGGGCGGCGTCCATCTGGAACAGCTCGGCAAAGTCGACACGCTCGCATTTGACAAAACAGGTACGCTCACGAAAGGCGAACCGCATGTTGAACGGACGATCATCTATAATCATGAACGCTTCTTCTCGGTGGCGGCCGCAATTGAGCGCTCCTCTTCGCATCCGCTAGCCACAGCGATTATGAAGAAGATTGCACAGGAGAATATCAATCACCTGGAACCGGAATCGATCCAGACAGTTCCAGGTCAAGGGATCCTTGCCGTTATTGAAGGAACAAGATACCGTGTCGGGAATGAACGCAGCCTGACCGATTTCGACATCCAGCCTAATGAGCAGGCTGATATCGAATCACTCAAGGAACAAGGTCTTACACTCGTCCTTATCGCGGATGAGCATCATATTCTGGGGATGTTCGGGATCGCAGATGAGATCCGTCCGGAGAGCGCACATGTGATTGATGAGCTTCACCGCCTCGGTATCCGTCGCACCGTCATGCTCACAGGCGATCATGAACGGACAGCGAGCAAAGTCGCAAACGCCGTTGGCGTGCGGGAGGTCTACAGCGGACTGATGCCGGAAGATAAAGTCGCGCAGATGCGAACACTTGCTTCGCAAGGCACGGTTGCGATGATCGGCGATGGAATTAACGATGCCCCTGCCCTCGCTTCCGCACAATTAGGGATTGCGATGGGCAAAGGAACAGACAGCGCCATCGAAGTTGCTGACCTCGTACTCATGCAAGACCACCTCGGCAAGCTACCGGAAGCGGTACGTATTGCAAGACGCGTGAATCGCGTCATCCGTACGAATATCGTATTCGCGCTTGGACTCAAAATCATTGCGCTTCTTCTCACCATTCCAGGATGGTTGACCCTGTGGTTCGCCATCCTATCCGATATGGGTGCGACGATTATTGTCACCTTACTCAGCTTGACGATATTGATCCAAAAGAAGCAACATTAA